The DNA window CTCGCTGACCACGGTGTGCACGCCGAACGGCCTCTCCAGGGTCACGCCGGCGGCGACCAGCGCGCGGGCGACGGCGAGGTTCGCGACCACGCCGGCCTTCATGTCGCAGGCTCCCCGGCCGTGCACCGCGCCGTGGCGGATCGTGCCGCTCCACGGGTCGCGGTCGTCCCACTTGTCCAGGTCACCGGTCGGAACCACGTCGACGTGACCCTGCAGGACGAGCGCGGGCACACCGGCCGGGCCGAGGGTGGCGGCCACCCCGTACCCCTCGGTCCGGGGCGCCTCGGTGCCCGGATGGCCCGGGTGGGCGGCGAGCCCGGCCAGGTCCAGCTTCCACGTGTCGACGTCGAAGCCGAGCGCGGACAGCTGACCGGCGTGCCAGTGCTGCAGCTCGGACTCGGCGTCGGTGCCCGTCACGCTGGGCACCCGGATCATCCGGACCAGGTCGGTGACCAGGGATTGTTCGTCGATGGCGCCGACCACGCGGCTCTCGATGGTGTTCACGGCGCTGACGGTATCCCGTTCCCGGCTGAACGATTCGACCAGCGCCGATACGGCCGGCGGGCCCGCGATCACGAAGTCCGAGCCGGACCGGCATGATCGGATCGGTCCGCTGCGGTCGGGCGGGAGCGGGGCGCTTCCGGCGAGGCTGGTGGTCGAAGGGAGGCCGGGATGATCGCGGCACTCAACCGGATCGTCGACCTCGTCGAGGACGGCGACGTCGACCTCGCCGCGGTGGCGCGGTCGGCCGGCACCACCGAGTACCACCTGCGCCGAATGTTCTCGTCGCTCGCCGGCATGCCGTTGTCGGAGTACGCGCGGCGGCGCCGGATGACCGTGGCGGCCGCCGACGTGATCCGCGCCGAGGACGACCTGCTGACCATCGCGGTGCGGCACGGGTACACCTCGGCCGAGGCGTTCGGCCGGGCGTTCCGGGCGGTGCACGGCGCCGGACCCGGTGAGGTACGCCGGGACGGCGGCCCCCTTCGTACACAACCGCAGATCAGGTTCCGCCTGACCGTTGAAGGGAGCACCCCCATGGACACCCGCCTCACCGACCGCCCCGCGTTTCGCCTGGTCGGGCACGCCACCCGCGTGCCGCTGATCCACGAGGGCGTCAATCCGCACATCCAGCAGCACGTCGCCGCGATCCCCGCCGAGGAGCACGGGCGCCTCAAGAGTCTCGGCGACACCGAGCCGGACGGGATCCTGGCGGTCACCGACGGCATCGAGCAGGAGTCGCCGGAGGGCAGCGAGCTCACCTACCTGCACGGGGTCGCGCTGTCGAGCGCCGCCGCCGTGCCGGACGACCTCGACGTGATCGAGGCGCCGGCCGGGCGCTGGGCGGTGTTCCGCAGCAGCGGGCCGTACCCGCAGACCCTGCAGGAGACGTGGGCGGCGACCGCGACCGAGTGGTTCCCGTCCAACCCGTGGCGGATGCGGCCCGGTCCGTCGATCGTCAGCGTGCTCGATCGGGCCGCGGACCTCAGCACCGCGACCTGCGAACTCTGGCTGCCGGTCGAGCCCGCCTGAGCTAGCTAGCTCAGCGCGGTCAGATGGACGGCGGCGACGGTGACCAGGCCGGCGCCGAAGAGGGTGACGCCGCTCGCCGCGAGCACCGGCGTCACCCTCGACGCCCGGGAGAGCAATGCGTGGGTACGGGCGTTGCGGGTGACCAGCGAGCTTCCCGCGACAGCCAGCACTCCGACGCCGAACAGCACCACGGCCATGCCGGCGCCGAACGTCAGCACGAGCAGCAGGGCGAACCCGGCGCGGCCGAGGAACAGCCCGGTGGCGAGCACGAGGAACGCGGCCGGCGACGGGGTGAGCCCGCCGGAGATCCCGAGAAGCAGCAGGCCGGGCCGGCTCGTGTGGCCGTGGTCGTGGCTGTGGCTGTGGCTGTGGCTGTGGCTGTGGTCGTGGGAGTGGCTGTGGCTGTGGTCGTGGGAGTGGCTGTGGCTGTGCCCGTGCAGGTGGCGGCGCAGCATCCAGACGCCGGTGCCCAGGATGAGCACCCCGGCCGCGACCTGCAGCCACGTCGTCAGCGTCTCCATCCGGATCACGTCGGAGAGCGACAGGAACGTCCACGCCAGGCCGATCACCAGCACCGAGAACGTGTGCATGGCGGCCACCGAGCCGCCCAGCCAGGCCGCGTCCCGGATGCGGCCACGGGAGCCCGCCAGGTACGCGGCGGCCAGGGTCTTGCCGTGACCGGGAGTGACCGCGTGCCACGCACCGGCCAGGAAGGCGAAGAGGAACGCCAGGGGAGTGATGCCGGGAGCCTGGATCAGGTCCTGCATCCGGTCGGCGAAGGAGTTCACGCCGCCACCCGCCGGGCCGCTGCCGCTCGCTGGGCCGCTGCCGCTGGCCGGGCCGCCGTCACTCGCCGGGCCGCTGCCGCTCGCCGGGCCAGGAGGGCTACGAGAAGCAGGATCACGAGGCCGCCGAGGACCGCGCCGATCTGCAGCAGCGCGCTGCCGCTGCCGGGCGGGTCGCCGACGAGCGTCCAGTCGTGGGTGTCGTGACCGTTCTCGTACACCGTGCGCTGCCCGCTCGGACCGGTCGCCAGGGTGCGGTACGCCGGGTTGAGGTCGGTGAGCATCCGGACCGCGACGGTGGCCGTGCGGACCGGGGCCGGGCAGGCGAAGTCGACTGTCGCGCCCTTCAGGGCGAGGGCGCGGACCGGCTGGACGGTTCCGGAGCACGGCGTGGCGCCGGTGGTGACGGTGATCCGGTCCAGCAGGTAACCGGTGAACGCGGGCGAGGAGCCGACCTCACCGGCATCGGTGTAGCGGTAGTCGACCGTACCGTCGGATCGTGCTCGGTTTTTGCCGATGACGTCCAGGGACATGCCGAGCACGGTGAGGTCGTCGGGGCCGCCGACGCGCCACCGGACGCTGACGACGTCGGGGCGACGGGCGTCGTGGGTGATCGCCACGGTCTGCGGATCGCCGAACGGGTGCGCGGATGCCGGGCTGGGGACGAGCGCCGCGATCCCGGCGACGGTCAGCGTCACCAGGGCGCGGTGGGAAAGGGACGACACGGGAACTCGCTTCGGTGCTGATGAACTGCGGTGCGGGGTGAACTGCGGTGCGGGTGAACTGTGGTGCGGGTGAACTGTGGTGCGGGTGAACTGTGGTGCGGGTGAACTGTGGTGCTGATGAACTGCGGTGCGGCGGAAGTCTCCGCGCCGAAGATGATCAACAAGCGGCCGCGGGGTTAACGGTTACCAACTGTGACGAACCTCCTTCGCCCCTGAACGGCGGCGATCTTGATCATTAGCCTGGTTGGGGTGACTGCCCGCAAAACGCACCCGCTCCGCAACGCCGGCGTCCTGGTGGTCTGCGGCCTCCTGGCCGCGCTCGTGGTCGCCGCCGCGTCGTTCCCCGCCGCCGCGATCGCCGGACTCGCCGCGAAGGCCGGCTCCGAGGAGTGGGAGGAGCTGCCCTCGGAGCTGATCACGCAGACATCACCCCAGGTGTCGCGGGTCTACGCCTCCGACGGCAAGACACAGATCGCCGTCATGTACGACGAGTTCCGCAGCAACGTGCCGCTCTCCAAGGTCTCGCAGAACATGCAGGACGCCATCGTCGCCGCCGAGGACCACAAGTTCTACGAGCACCACGGTGTTGACCTGAAGGGTGTTGCTCGTGCATTCGTCAACAACAATCAAGGTGGCGGCCGGCAGGGCGCGTCAACGTTGACGATGCA is part of the Actinoplanes missouriensis 431 genome and encodes:
- a CDS encoding AraC family transcriptional regulator encodes the protein MIAALNRIVDLVEDGDVDLAAVARSAGTTEYHLRRMFSSLAGMPLSEYARRRRMTVAAADVIRAEDDLLTIAVRHGYTSAEAFGRAFRAVHGAGPGEVRRDGGPLRTQPQIRFRLTVEGSTPMDTRLTDRPAFRLVGHATRVPLIHEGVNPHIQQHVAAIPAEEHGRLKSLGDTEPDGILAVTDGIEQESPEGSELTYLHGVALSSAAAVPDDLDVIEAPAGRWAVFRSSGPYPQTLQETWAATATEWFPSNPWRMRPGPSIVSVLDRAADLSTATCELWLPVEPA
- a CDS encoding HoxN/HupN/NixA family nickel/cobalt transporter produces the protein MNSFADRMQDLIQAPGITPLAFLFAFLAGAWHAVTPGHGKTLAAAYLAGSRGRIRDAAWLGGSVAAMHTFSVLVIGLAWTFLSLSDVIRMETLTTWLQVAAGVLILGTGVWMLRRHLHGHSHSHSHDHSHSHSHDHSHSHSHSHSHDHGHTSRPGLLLLGISGGLTPSPAAFLVLATGLFLGRAGFALLLVLTFGAGMAVVLFGVGVLAVAGSSLVTRNARTHALLSRASRVTPVLAASGVTLFGAGLVTVAAVHLTALS